A DNA window from Malus domestica chromosome 12, GDT2T_hap1 contains the following coding sequences:
- the LOC103449853 gene encoding transcription factor MYBC1-like, translating to MREDDESNWFSRWEEELPSPEELMPLSQTLITPDLALAFDISHQHPPPHSQSQPQPQPPHTPPPPPPPPNSLPPATPTHPNSSADFADSADLGSGAAGDEPARTLKRPRLVWTPQLHKRFVDAVAHLGIKNAVPKTIMQLMSVDGLTRENVASHLQKYRLYLKRMQGLSGGSAGGAGGGAAGLAASADPATDHLFASSPVPAHFLHPHPGGRPNSEHFLPFVPVALQQHHHHQQQQQQQQIAAAVAAHPQYHRQVGHFGSPPNGQFEHPFLARQSSQPVHRMGAPLHNSGYVEDLESANASGGRKVLTLFPTGDD from the coding sequence ATGAGGGAAGATGATGAGTCGAATTGGTTCTCAAGGTGGGAAGAAGAGCTGCCTTCTCCTGAGGAGCTCATGCCCTTATCCCAAACCCTTATCACTCCTGATCTTGCCCTCGCCTTTGACATCTCCCACCAACACCCTCCTCCCCATTCCCAATCCCAACCCCAACCTCAACCCCCCCACAcaccccctccccctcctcctcctcccaatTCCCTTCCTCCCGCTACCCCCACCCACCCCAACTCCTCCGCTGACTTCGCCGACTCCGCTGACTTGGGCTCCGGCGCCGCCGGCGATGAGCCCGCCCGCACCCTCAAGCGCCCCCGCCTCGTCTGGACCCCCCAGCTCCACAAGCGCTTCGTTGACGCCGTTGCCCACCTCGGCATCAAGAACGCCGTCCCCAAGACCATAATGCAGCTCATGAGTGTCGACGGCCTCACCCGCGAGAATGTTGCCAGCCATCTGCAGAAGTATCGTCTTTATCTCAAGCGGATGCAGGGCTTGTCTGGAGGTTCTGCAGGTGGTGCCGGCGGGGGTGCCGCTGGCTTGGCCGCCTCTGCCGACCCTGCCACCGATCATTTGTTCGCCAGCTCCCCAGTTCCGGCTCATTTCCTGCACCCGCACCCTGGGGGGCGGCCCAATTCCGAGCATTTCTTGCCGTTTGTGCCGGTGGCTCTGCAGCAGCACCACCAtcaccagcagcagcagcaacagcagcaAATTGCAGCGGCAGTGGCAGCCCATCCGCAGTATCACAGGCAGGTGGGGCATTTTGGGTCGCCACCAAACGGGCAATTTGAGCACCCATTCTTGGCGAGGCAGTCGTCACAGCCGGTTCATAGGATGGGGGCACCGCTGCACAATTCAGGCTATGTAGAGGACTTGGAATCAGCGAATGCATCTGGTGGCAGGAAAGTTCTTACTCTATTTCCAACTGGGGATGATTGA